One Natrinema halophilum genomic window carries:
- a CDS encoding carboxymuconolactone decarboxylase family protein — MVSTETESEIEAYLGQVPSWIAALPEPAADHSWGIVRDLELEETKLTQREKALVALGAAAAIQCPYCTHFHTEETKLEGVTDAERDEAVAVAGNVRLFSSVLHGASVDHDEFVSETGDIVEHIKEQQATAHGDD, encoded by the coding sequence ATGGTATCAACCGAAACGGAGTCTGAGATAGAAGCGTACCTGGGGCAGGTCCCGAGCTGGATCGCGGCGCTTCCGGAGCCGGCCGCGGACCACAGCTGGGGAATCGTCCGAGACCTCGAACTCGAGGAAACGAAGCTCACACAGCGAGAGAAAGCGCTCGTCGCCCTCGGTGCAGCGGCGGCCATCCAATGTCCGTACTGCACGCACTTCCATACGGAGGAAACGAAACTCGAGGGCGTAACGGACGCCGAGCGAGACGAAGCGGTAGCCGTCGCCGGCAACGTTCGGTTGTTCTCGTCGGTCCTCCACGGCGCGTCGGTAGACCACGACGAGTTCGTCTCCGAGACGGGGGACATCGTCGAACACATAAAAGAGCAACAGGCGACGGCACACGGTGACGACTGA
- a CDS encoding MTH1187 family thiamine-binding protein has product MTVVALLSVAPVIEDSMASEVAKAVDALEGYDVRYETNPMGTVIEAETTDELFAAAQAAHDAVDADRVSTVLKIDDKRTRDATASEKVEAVETQLGRPARNTED; this is encoded by the coding sequence ATGACTGTCGTTGCATTACTGAGCGTCGCCCCCGTGATCGAAGACAGTATGGCCAGTGAGGTCGCGAAGGCCGTCGACGCGCTCGAGGGGTACGACGTCCGCTACGAGACGAACCCGATGGGGACGGTGATCGAAGCCGAGACGACGGACGAACTCTTCGCAGCCGCACAAGCAGCTCACGATGCCGTCGACGCCGATCGAGTGAGCACTGTTCTGAAGATCGACGACAAGCGGACACGAGACGCCACCGCGTCGGAGAAGGTCGAGGCAGTCGAAACGCAACTCGGTCGGCCGGCCCGAAACACTGAGGACTGA
- a CDS encoding glutamate-5-semialdehyde dehydrogenase, with amino-acid sequence MTEIDIEQNVDEAQSAALELAKLSDEERTEALHEIADAIEARTDEVLEANEKDVTEGERLLEDGEYTQALVDRLKLSESKIESITEMVRSVADQEDPLGKTLSARELDENLELYKVAVPIGVIGTVFESRPDALVQIAALGLKSGNAVILKGGSEALHSNRILFEIIEDAAADAGVPDGWAQHIEAREDVDALLEMGESIDLLMPRGSSEFVGYIQDNTSIPVLGHTEGICHVYVDDEADLSMAEDIAYDAKVQYPAVCNAVETLLVHESVADEFLPAIADRYNSADVEMRGDEATREIVDVEAATETDWDTEYGDLIVSIRIVDSLETAVDHITTHGSKHTDSIVTENADRASTFMRSLDSASVFHNASTRFADGYRFGLGAEVGISTGKIHARGPVGLEGLTTYKYHLEGDGQLVATYAGEDAKPYTHEEFDEEWNPGRLSDE; translated from the coding sequence ATGACTGAGATCGATATCGAACAAAACGTCGACGAGGCACAGTCCGCAGCGCTCGAGCTCGCGAAGCTCTCGGACGAAGAGCGAACCGAGGCCCTTCACGAGATCGCCGACGCGATCGAAGCTCGAACCGACGAGGTCCTCGAAGCAAACGAGAAAGACGTCACCGAGGGCGAACGACTGCTCGAGGACGGCGAGTACACGCAGGCGCTGGTCGACCGGCTGAAGCTCTCCGAGTCGAAGATCGAGAGCATCACCGAGATGGTCCGAAGCGTGGCAGACCAAGAGGATCCGCTCGGAAAGACGCTTTCGGCGCGGGAACTCGACGAGAACCTCGAACTGTACAAGGTCGCCGTACCAATCGGCGTTATCGGCACGGTCTTCGAGTCCCGGCCCGACGCGCTCGTCCAGATCGCCGCGCTCGGTCTCAAGTCGGGGAACGCGGTCATCCTGAAAGGCGGCAGCGAGGCGCTCCACTCCAACCGGATCCTCTTCGAGATCATCGAGGACGCCGCGGCCGACGCCGGGGTTCCGGACGGCTGGGCACAGCACATCGAAGCCCGCGAGGACGTCGACGCGCTGCTCGAGATGGGTGAGTCGATTGACCTCCTCATGCCGCGGGGAAGCTCCGAGTTCGTCGGCTATATCCAGGACAACACGAGCATTCCCGTCCTCGGGCACACTGAGGGAATCTGCCACGTGTACGTCGACGACGAGGCAGACCTCTCGATGGCGGAAGACATCGCCTACGACGCCAAGGTCCAGTACCCAGCGGTCTGTAACGCCGTCGAGACCCTGCTGGTCCACGAGTCCGTCGCCGACGAATTCCTGCCGGCAATCGCAGACCGCTATAATTCCGCCGACGTCGAGATGCGCGGCGACGAGGCTACCCGCGAAATCGTCGACGTAGAAGCCGCCACCGAAACCGACTGGGACACCGAGTACGGCGATCTGATCGTTTCGATCAGGATCGTCGACTCGCTCGAGACGGCGGTCGATCACATCACCACTCACGGCTCGAAGCATACGGATTCGATCGTGACCGAGAACGCGGACCGCGCGAGCACCTTCATGCGCAGCCTCGACTCGGCGAGCGTCTTCCACAACGCCTCGACGCGCTTCGCCGACGGCTACCGGTTCGGCCTCGGTGCCGAGGTCGGCATCAGCACGGGCAAGATCCACGCCCGCGGCCCCGTCGGCCTCGAGGGGCTGACGACCTACAAGTACCACCTCGAGGGTGACGGCCAGCTCGTCGCCACCTACGCCGGCGAGGATGCGAAACCGTACACCCACGAGGAGTTCGACGAGGAGTGGAACCCCGGCCGTCTGTCGGACGAATAG
- the proB gene encoding glutamate 5-kinase, which translates to MSETLEDATVAEARQMAADADRVVVKAGTNSLTDEESNLDDEKLDKLVDDIQSLLKRDKEVILVSSGAIGAGTGRIEGSTGTVEESQALSTVGQSHLMHRYTESFGRYDRKVAQLLLTQHDLENPERFTNFRNTVETLLDWGVVPILNENDAVATEEIRIGDNDMLSAAATMGVDGDLLVTLTDVGGVYTGNPKEDGHAERIEAVGANYDTVQEIVTESTSDEFGGIQTKIEGARDVSEHGIPAVIARSTEPDILEKIATAKPVGTIFVPINGVSDD; encoded by the coding sequence ATGAGTGAGACGCTCGAGGACGCGACCGTCGCGGAGGCGAGACAGATGGCTGCCGACGCCGATCGTGTCGTCGTCAAGGCGGGAACGAATTCGCTGACCGACGAGGAGTCGAACCTCGACGACGAGAAACTCGACAAGCTCGTCGACGACATCCAATCCCTCCTGAAACGGGACAAGGAGGTCATCCTCGTCTCGTCGGGTGCGATCGGTGCCGGAACGGGCCGGATCGAGGGATCGACCGGGACCGTCGAGGAGTCCCAGGCACTGTCGACCGTCGGACAGAGCCACCTCATGCACCGCTATACCGAAAGCTTCGGGCGGTACGACAGGAAGGTCGCCCAGCTTCTGTTGACCCAACACGACCTCGAAAACCCCGAGCGCTTTACGAACTTTCGAAACACCGTGGAGACGCTGCTGGACTGGGGCGTCGTTCCGATACTCAACGAAAACGATGCAGTCGCGACGGAGGAGATTCGAATCGGCGACAACGACATGCTCTCGGCGGCGGCGACCATGGGCGTCGACGGCGACTTGCTGGTCACGCTGACCGACGTCGGCGGCGTCTACACCGGCAACCCGAAGGAAGACGGCCACGCCGAACGGATCGAGGCTGTCGGGGCGAACTACGACACGGTACAGGAAATCGTCACGGAAAGTACGAGCGACGAATTCGGCGGCATCCAGACAAAAATCGAGGGGGCACGCGACGTCAGCGAACACGGCATTCCGGCCGTCATCGCGAGGTCGACCGAACCCGACATTCTCGAGAAGATCGCTACTGCCAAACCCGTGGGAACCATATTCGTTCCCATCAACGGTGTGAGCGATGACTGA
- a CDS encoding GTPBP1 family GTP-binding protein produces MSRDRALLERALDRGEEDGGNVEFKERLSRDVHLEGGRRESLAAQLRHRLLSGDGEATYVVGVTDDGGLAGIDPDTFSETMDVLSLLAEEADAHIEDVQTWGINEGLVGVAQVREGGVLETDDEHVVVGTAGHVDHGKSTLVGSLVTGKPDDGDGATRAFLDVQPHEVERGLSADLSYAVYGFDDDDGPVRVRNPNRKADRAEVVQEADRLVSFVDTVGHEPWLRTTIRGLVGQKLDYGLLVVAADDGPTRTTREHLGVLLATDLPTIVAITKTDTVDEERIEEVEREVERLLREVDKSPLRISRHGTDAAVEEISERVVPIVETSAITMDGLETLDELFDRLPKTAQDAGEFRMYVDRSYSVTGVGAVASGTVMAGEVEAGDELLIGPMTDGRFQEVEVRSIEMHYHRVDKAQAGRIVGIALKGIKESAIERGMVLLPRDADPDPIREFEAEVMVLNHPTRIGEGYEPVVHLETIGEAAAFYPEDGRLLPGDTGETTVRFKFRPYLVEEGQKFVFREGRSKGVGTVTDVHPLD; encoded by the coding sequence ATGAGCCGTGACCGGGCTCTCCTCGAGCGAGCCCTGGACCGTGGCGAAGAGGACGGTGGGAACGTCGAATTCAAGGAACGACTGTCACGAGACGTCCACCTCGAGGGTGGACGGCGAGAGAGTCTGGCTGCACAACTCAGACATCGACTCCTTTCTGGCGACGGCGAAGCGACCTACGTAGTCGGCGTCACGGATGACGGCGGTCTCGCCGGCATCGACCCCGATACGTTCTCCGAGACGATGGACGTCCTTTCCCTCCTCGCGGAGGAGGCCGATGCACACATCGAAGACGTCCAGACATGGGGGATAAACGAGGGGCTGGTCGGCGTTGCTCAAGTTCGCGAGGGGGGCGTCCTCGAGACGGACGACGAACACGTCGTCGTCGGAACGGCGGGTCACGTCGACCACGGAAAGAGTACGCTCGTCGGTTCGCTGGTGACCGGCAAACCCGACGACGGAGACGGTGCGACCCGCGCGTTCCTCGACGTACAGCCCCACGAAGTCGAGCGGGGCCTCTCCGCCGATCTATCCTACGCAGTCTACGGCTTCGACGACGACGACGGGCCGGTTCGAGTCCGTAATCCGAACCGCAAAGCAGATCGCGCGGAAGTCGTCCAGGAAGCCGACCGACTCGTTTCGTTCGTCGATACAGTCGGCCACGAGCCGTGGCTCCGGACGACGATCCGCGGCCTCGTCGGGCAAAAACTCGACTACGGCCTGCTGGTCGTCGCCGCCGACGACGGCCCGACGCGGACGACCCGAGAACACCTCGGGGTCTTGCTCGCAACCGATCTCCCGACCATCGTCGCCATCACGAAAACCGACACCGTCGACGAAGAGCGCATCGAGGAGGTCGAACGCGAAGTCGAGCGTCTTCTCCGTGAAGTCGACAAATCGCCGCTCCGGATCTCCCGTCACGGTACCGACGCCGCCGTCGAGGAGATAAGCGAACGAGTCGTGCCGATCGTCGAAACCAGCGCCATCACAATGGACGGTCTCGAGACGCTGGACGAATTGTTCGACCGACTCCCGAAGACAGCACAGGATGCGGGAGAGTTCCGAATGTACGTCGACCGTAGCTACTCGGTCACCGGCGTCGGCGCGGTCGCCTCGGGAACGGTGATGGCCGGCGAGGTCGAGGCCGGCGACGAACTCCTGATCGGCCCGATGACCGACGGTCGGTTTCAGGAGGTCGAGGTGCGATCGATCGAAATGCACTACCACCGAGTCGACAAGGCCCAGGCGGGCCGGATCGTCGGCATCGCGCTCAAGGGGATCAAAGAAAGCGCGATCGAGCGCGGCATGGTCTTGCTTCCCCGGGACGCAGACCCCGATCCGATCCGCGAGTTCGAGGCCGAAGTCATGGTCCTCAACCATCCCACTCGCATCGGCGAGGGCTACGAACCCGTCGTCCACCTCGAGACGATCGGCGAGGCCGCTGCCTTCTACCCCGAAGACGGGCGGCTCCTCCCGGGCGATACCGGCGAAACCACCGTTCGGTTCAAATTCCGCCCGTACCTCGTCGAGGAAGGGCAAAAGTTCGTCTTCCGCGAGGGCCGTAGCAAGGGCGTCGGAACGGTGACCGACGTTCACCCCCTGGATTAA
- the proC gene encoding pyrroline-5-carboxylate reductase, translating to MVQTSVIGCGNMGSALIKGLWRAGNHTVTACDLDPDALESVTDYCERTTADVSAAADADVVIVAVKPDIVGAVLDDLDLAPEQTLLSIAAGVSTDYVEARTEANVVRIMPNLAAETGDMAAAVAGENVPDEVRTLLDDVGEYAEIDEAQMDIATAVNGSGPAFVFYLLQAMKEAGIDGGLDADDAETLAAQTFKGAAETVLRSDEDVDDLIDAVCSPNGTTIEGMEVLWNSDVQETIADAIKAAEERSAELAGESDNE from the coding sequence ATGGTACAGACGAGCGTTATCGGTTGCGGAAACATGGGAAGCGCCCTGATAAAAGGGCTCTGGCGGGCCGGGAATCACACGGTGACCGCGTGTGATCTAGATCCCGACGCACTCGAGTCGGTTACCGACTACTGCGAGCGGACCACTGCGGACGTCTCGGCCGCGGCCGACGCCGACGTTGTGATCGTCGCCGTGAAACCCGACATCGTCGGCGCGGTCCTCGACGACCTCGATCTCGCACCGGAGCAGACGCTTCTTTCTATTGCCGCCGGCGTCTCGACCGACTACGTCGAAGCGCGAACCGAGGCGAACGTCGTCCGAATCATGCCGAATCTCGCGGCCGAAACGGGGGACATGGCTGCGGCCGTGGCCGGAGAGAACGTCCCCGACGAGGTTCGGACGCTGCTCGACGACGTCGGCGAGTACGCCGAAATCGACGAAGCACAAATGGACATCGCGACCGCCGTCAACGGAAGCGGACCGGCGTTCGTCTTCTACCTCCTTCAGGCGATGAAAGAAGCCGGAATCGACGGGGGGCTCGACGCCGATGACGCCGAAACGCTGGCTGCACAGACGTTCAAAGGGGCAGCCGAAACCGTCCTCCGGTCGGACGAGGACGTCGACGACCTGATCGACGCCGTCTGTTCGCCGAACGGGACGACTATCGAAGGGATGGAAGTCCTCTGGAACAGTGACGTACAGGAAACCATCGCCGACGCCATAAAGGCGGCCGAAGAACGCTCTGCGGAACTCGCAGGCGAATCCGACAATGAGTGA
- the mch gene encoding methenyltetrahydromethanopterin cyclohydrolase, producing the protein MESLNRMAIELVDEALDYAEELNIGGYDLENESTVLDFGLEFEGGIEAGLLLTEIQTAGMATPSYDLGELGDASIPFVELSTDQPALSLLCSQKAGWELTTDDFEGLGSGPARALVAEEAEFRRVGYTDAFDLTALAVETDEEPTEAAAKQVADLAEVEPSSVFLLAYRTASIVGSITNAARAAELATFRLAELGYDPLDIVSATGRAPVAPVAGDERTAIARTTDAIAYGGRAHLTVREDADIFDSVPSTAVEKHGRPFADVFDDLEWEFEEVPSDLFAPATVTIDVIGGPTRVYGETDEELLADSFGL; encoded by the coding sequence ATGGAAAGTCTCAATCGGATGGCGATCGAGCTGGTCGACGAGGCCCTCGACTACGCCGAGGAGTTGAATATCGGAGGGTACGACCTCGAGAACGAATCGACAGTACTGGACTTCGGGCTCGAGTTCGAGGGCGGCATCGAAGCCGGACTGTTGCTGACCGAGATCCAGACGGCGGGGATGGCGACGCCGAGCTACGACCTGGGCGAACTCGGCGACGCGTCGATCCCCTTCGTCGAACTGTCGACGGACCAGCCGGCGCTCTCGCTTCTTTGTTCTCAGAAGGCGGGCTGGGAGCTGACGACGGACGATTTCGAAGGTCTCGGAAGCGGTCCCGCGAGAGCGCTGGTGGCCGAAGAAGCGGAGTTTCGCCGCGTCGGCTACACCGACGCGTTCGATCTGACCGCACTCGCTGTCGAGACGGACGAGGAGCCGACCGAAGCCGCAGCCAAGCAGGTCGCCGACCTTGCCGAAGTCGAGCCGAGCAGCGTTTTCCTGCTCGCGTATCGAACCGCGAGCATCGTCGGGAGCATCACGAACGCCGCCCGCGCGGCCGAACTCGCGACGTTCCGGCTCGCTGAGCTCGGGTACGACCCGCTCGATATCGTTTCGGCCACCGGACGCGCACCCGTCGCACCCGTCGCGGGGGACGAACGGACCGCGATCGCACGCACGACAGATGCGATCGCCTACGGCGGTCGAGCGCACCTCACCGTCCGGGAAGACGCCGATATCTTCGACTCGGTGCCGTCGACGGCCGTCGAGAAGCACGGCCGTCCGTTCGCCGACGTTTTCGACGACCTCGAGTGGGAGTTCGAGGAGGTCCCCTCTGATCTCTTCGCACCCGCGACGGTGACGATCGACGTGATCGGCGGTCCGACGCGCGTCTACGGCGAGACGGACGAAGAATTGCTCGCCGATTCGTTCGGGCTGTAA
- a CDS encoding HalOD1 output domain-containing protein, with amino-acid sequence MQTELSPADDTTDLQYDQPNDRYVFHHDSDGTATITTTIVHALASIANTDVSQGEFSLYDSVDPDALDRIFSSKADGTERSDGHIAFTALEHEVYVYANGDVIIYPPAESPRPPTSN; translated from the coding sequence ATGCAGACGGAACTCTCACCCGCAGACGATACGACCGACCTCCAGTACGACCAGCCCAACGATCGCTACGTCTTCCACCACGACAGCGACGGCACCGCGACGATCACGACGACGATCGTCCACGCCCTCGCGTCGATCGCGAATACTGACGTCTCGCAGGGGGAGTTCTCCCTGTACGACAGCGTCGACCCAGACGCACTCGACCGCATCTTTAGCTCGAAGGCGGATGGGACAGAACGGTCGGATGGCCACATCGCGTTCACCGCCCTCGAACACGAGGTGTACGTCTACGCGAACGGCGACGTCATCATTTACCCACCGGCAGAGTCGCCCCGGCCGCCGACCTCCAACTGA
- a CDS encoding PAS domain S-box protein translates to MESSPPTEGELQTRVRQQEIVAELGQQALSTEDIDRLMHDASVAVAETLDADYCKVLELLPGGDEVLLRQGVGWQTGLVGTATVPTDRDSQAGYTLLSEEPVIVDDLRTEPRFSGPDLLVDHDVRSGISVVIGSVEEPWGVLGTHTIDHREFTDHDANFVQSVANVIAAAIDRTAKERRLRDREAQLERYRVYTDDILNSVDDMFYVVDEAGNFQRWNQTLNAVTGYSDAEIESMHPIEFVAEEDREQLATGISEIFDTGNARVEVDVLTKSDERIPYEFVAAKLENPEGKRVLAGIGRDISKQKEHEHELAKYETIVETIDDGIYVKDESGRFTMVNDAYAELTGYDRERLIGEHASLVVDESTIEQSKERLTESPAEQTSSPVVEAEIKTADGNHIPTEGTFATLRSDSGDREEVGVVRDITERKRRERKLEESERRYRTLAENFPNGAVGIYDKELRYTLTRGGVLGDRLPSADRLEGNRVPDIFPEETAADLEALFRTALEDGTTHSTTTEFGDRNWRVWAVPLRNADGDVFAGLSMAQDITEHVEREQRLEELIDRLEQSNERLEQFAYAASHDLQEPLRMVTSYLKLLEKRYNDAFDEDGEEFLAYAIDGAERMRTMIDGLLEYSRVETQGDPFEPVTLNEVLEGVLEDLQVRIRETDAEIETEDLPRVAGDASQLRQVFLNLLSNAITYSGDEPPQIHVGAERRSKEWVVSVRDEGIGIDPADHERVFTVFDRLHSRAEYDGAGIGLALCERIVERHGGDIWVNSESGEGATFSFSLPAVDSHTC, encoded by the coding sequence ATGGAATCGTCTCCGCCGACCGAGGGGGAACTCCAGACTCGAGTTCGCCAACAGGAGATCGTCGCCGAACTCGGTCAACAGGCACTGTCAACGGAGGATATAGACCGGTTGATGCACGACGCATCGGTCGCCGTCGCCGAGACGCTGGACGCCGACTACTGCAAAGTGCTCGAGTTGCTACCCGGCGGGGACGAGGTCTTGTTGCGACAGGGCGTCGGCTGGCAAACGGGGCTCGTCGGGACGGCGACGGTTCCCACGGACAGGGACTCCCAGGCGGGGTATACGCTCCTCTCGGAGGAGCCGGTCATCGTCGACGATCTCCGGACGGAACCCCGATTTTCCGGTCCGGATCTGCTCGTCGATCACGACGTCAGAAGCGGCATCAGCGTCGTTATCGGCTCGGTCGAGGAGCCGTGGGGCGTTCTCGGGACCCACACGATCGACCACAGAGAGTTTACCGACCACGACGCCAACTTCGTCCAGAGCGTCGCGAACGTCATCGCGGCGGCCATCGACCGTACGGCGAAAGAACGTCGATTGCGCGACCGTGAGGCGCAACTCGAGCGGTACAGGGTCTATACCGACGATATCCTGAACTCGGTCGACGACATGTTTTACGTCGTCGACGAGGCGGGCAACTTTCAGCGGTGGAACCAGACGCTGAACGCAGTCACCGGCTATTCGGACGCCGAAATCGAATCGATGCACCCGATCGAATTCGTCGCCGAGGAGGATCGAGAGCAGCTCGCAACCGGAATCAGCGAAATCTTCGACACCGGGAACGCACGCGTCGAAGTAGACGTCCTGACCAAAAGTGACGAACGGATTCCGTACGAGTTCGTCGCGGCCAAACTCGAAAACCCCGAAGGGAAGCGCGTCCTGGCCGGTATCGGCCGAGATATCAGCAAACAAAAAGAACACGAGCATGAACTGGCCAAGTACGAGACGATCGTCGAAACGATCGACGACGGCATTTACGTCAAAGACGAGTCGGGCCGGTTTACGATGGTCAACGACGCGTACGCGGAACTGACGGGCTACGATCGCGAGAGACTGATCGGGGAACACGCTTCGCTCGTCGTCGACGAATCGACGATCGAGCAGTCGAAGGAGCGACTGACAGAATCACCTGCCGAGCAAACGAGCAGTCCGGTCGTCGAAGCTGAGATCAAGACGGCAGACGGCAATCACATCCCAACGGAGGGAACCTTCGCAACGCTACGGTCCGATAGCGGCGACCGCGAAGAAGTCGGCGTCGTCAGGGACATCACCGAGCGAAAACGGCGAGAGCGAAAACTCGAGGAATCCGAGCGCCGCTACCGGACGCTCGCGGAGAACTTCCCGAACGGTGCCGTCGGAATATACGACAAGGAGCTTCGGTATACGCTGACCAGAGGCGGCGTTCTCGGCGACCGCCTCCCCAGCGCGGACCGCCTCGAGGGCAATCGCGTCCCGGACATCTTTCCCGAAGAGACGGCCGCGGATCTGGAGGCGCTGTTTCGCACCGCCCTCGAGGACGGCACCACCCACAGCACGACGACAGAGTTCGGCGATCGGAACTGGCGCGTGTGGGCTGTACCGCTTCGTAATGCCGACGGCGATGTCTTCGCCGGCCTGAGTATGGCACAGGACATCACCGAGCACGTCGAGCGCGAGCAGCGACTCGAGGAATTGATCGACCGGCTCGAGCAGTCAAACGAACGACTGGAGCAGTTCGCGTACGCGGCCTCTCACGACCTGCAAGAGCCCCTTCGGATGGTGACGAGCTACCTCAAGTTACTCGAGAAGCGGTACAACGACGCCTTCGACGAAGACGGCGAAGAGTTTCTCGCATATGCCATCGACGGGGCAGAACGAATGCGGACGATGATCGACGGGCTGCTCGAGTACTCGCGAGTCGAAACCCAGGGCGACCCGTTCGAACCGGTGACCTTGAACGAAGTACTCGAGGGCGTCCTCGAGGATCTCCAGGTTCGAATCCGAGAGACCGACGCTGAAATTGAAACCGAGGACCTTCCCCGCGTAGCGGGCGACGCCAGCCAACTGCGACAGGTCTTCCTCAATCTTCTCTCGAACGCGATCACGTACAGCGGCGATGAACCGCCACAGATCCACGTCGGGGCCGAACGGCGGAGTAAAGAGTGGGTGGTATCGGTTCGCGACGAAGGGATCGGGATCGATCCGGCGGACCACGAGCGAGTGTTTACGGTATTCGACCGCCTGCACAGCCGTGCAGAGTACGATGGAGCGGGGATCGGACTCGCATTATGCGAGCGCATCGTCGAACGTCACGGGGGCGACATCTGGGTTAACTCCGAGTCCGGTGAGGGGGCGACGTTCTCGTTTTCGCTGCCCGCTGTGGATAGTCACACCTGCTGA